The Zestosphaera sp. genome includes a window with the following:
- a CDS encoding TAXI family TRAP transporter solute-binding subunit produces the protein MKGVSKTLIVAIAVVVLMVVGLLAYYAFMPKAPYKVTIYTGGTGGVYYPIGVKLADLLNKYAGDKITASASSSGASVANARALGTGDANLVFIQNDIAYYALNGLYMFEGSKVDKIRGLAALYPEIIQIVVRADSGIKSITDLAGKRVAVGAAGSGTAVEAEIILKAAGVWDKITVQNLDFTQAAQALKLGQVDAGFVVAGIPTSAIMELAATTPVNLVEVPDALFNTLKQQGYLFFVPYTVPKGTYTGMEKDVKTAAVMAMLAISSDVPDDVAYTILKVMYERIDELRQAHSRAQDIKLETALNGVPIKLHPGAAKYFQEKGITIPSELRP, from the coding sequence ATGAAGGGAGTTTCGAAGACCCTCATTGTAGCCATAGCAGTGGTAGTTCTCATGGTCGTAGGTTTACTTGCTTACTATGCCTTCATGCCTAAGGCGCCGTATAAGGTCACAATTTACACCGGGGGCACAGGGGGAGTCTATTATCCTATTGGTGTCAAGCTGGCCGACCTGCTTAACAAGTACGCGGGCGACAAGATCACGGCCTCAGCGTCCTCGAGTGGCGCGTCGGTAGCCAACGCGAGGGCTTTAGGAACGGGTGATGCTAACCTGGTCTTCATACAGAACGACATAGCCTACTACGCTCTCAACGGTCTCTACATGTTTGAGGGTAGCAAGGTAGATAAGATAAGGGGTCTCGCAGCCCTCTACCCAGAGATCATCCAGATTGTGGTCAGGGCTGACAGTGGGATCAAATCCATCACTGATCTCGCTGGAAAGAGGGTCGCTGTCGGTGCCGCAGGTAGCGGAACAGCGGTTGAGGCCGAGATAATACTTAAAGCTGCAGGAGTCTGGGATAAAATAACGGTCCAGAACCTAGACTTCACACAAGCAGCCCAGGCCCTCAAACTTGGCCAGGTTGACGCGGGCTTCGTAGTAGCCGGTATACCTACCTCAGCAATAATGGAGCTGGCTGCGACAACTCCCGTCAATCTAGTGGAGGTGCCTGACGCCCTCTTCAACACGCTGAAACAGCAGGGTTACCTCTTCTTCGTACCATATACTGTGCCGAAGGGTACCTACACCGGCATGGAGAAGGATGTGAAAACAGCGGCAGTAATGGCCATGCTCGCCATAAGCTCCGACGTGCCTGACGACGTCGCCTACACAATACTGAAAGTGATGTATGAACGCATAGACGAGTTAAGGCAGGCCCATTCAAGAGCTCAGGATATAAAACTCGAGACAGCGTTGAATGGAGTACCAATAAAGCTACATCCGGGAGCTGCTAAGTACTTCCAGGAGAAGGGCATCACCATACCCTCAGAGCTGAGACCATAA
- a CDS encoding biotin/lipoate A/B protein ligase family protein, with amino-acid sequence MDVLRTFTAEWPGNQFFNLAFEEGFYSVAREPTIRFWRNDRVVIIGRFQSPVLEVNAVEALGLGVRLVRRFTGGGAVYHDLGNLNYALALPGYSLDVEEAFRLVGEAVAEALKDLGVKDAYYRPLNDIEVGGLKVSGMAAHRSHDRIFVHGAMLLSSDISVLWRVLKVSEVKLSDKRFTGSRVKRVVTVSEALGRAVSPEEVIDAILEVLARRMRLRIKQSDVGREELVKALDLYRSRYSRLEWNLAYVEELRDLLNEEEYEALKEISKPSPQQEEVLSSWMK; translated from the coding sequence ATGGATGTCTTAAGGACCTTCACTGCTGAGTGGCCTGGAAATCAATTCTTCAACCTAGCGTTTGAAGAAGGATTCTATTCCGTAGCACGAGAACCCACCATACGTTTCTGGCGTAATGATAGGGTAGTGATTATAGGGAGGTTTCAGTCACCTGTTCTTGAGGTTAACGCGGTGGAGGCTTTGGGTCTTGGCGTTAGGCTTGTGAGGAGGTTCACGGGGGGCGGTGCTGTATACCATGATTTGGGCAATTTGAATTACGCGTTGGCTCTGCCGGGCTACAGTCTCGACGTCGAGGAGGCATTCAGACTTGTCGGTGAGGCAGTGGCGGAGGCTCTGAAAGATCTGGGGGTTAAGGACGCTTACTACAGACCACTGAATGATATTGAGGTCGGCGGACTGAAGGTCTCCGGTATGGCGGCTCACAGATCGCATGACAGAATCTTCGTTCATGGGGCCATGCTCCTCTCGAGTGACATATCCGTACTCTGGAGGGTTCTCAAAGTATCCGAGGTTAAGCTCTCCGACAAGAGATTCACTGGGAGCAGGGTTAAGAGGGTGGTCACTGTTAGTGAGGCTCTCGGAAGAGCAGTTAGTCCTGAGGAGGTTATCGATGCAATCCTAGAGGTCCTTGCAAGGAGAATGAGGTTGAGGATCAAGCAGAGCGATGTAGGACGGGAGGAGTTGGTGAAGGCCCTAGATCTCTACAGGAGCAGGTACTCCAGACTTGAGTGGAATCTGGCGTACGTAGAGGAACTCAGAGACCTCCTCAATGAGGAGGAGTATGAAGCACTTAAGGAGATCTCGAAACCAAGTCCGCAGCAGGAAGAGGTGCTCTCGTCTTGGATGAAGTGA